A window of the Pseudomonas fluorescens genome harbors these coding sequences:
- a CDS encoding LysR family transcriptional regulator — MDIKQLKFLIALDETRHFGQAAARCHITQPTLSMRLRSLEEELDLPLVNRGQRFEGFTAPGERVLAWARTVLAAYDGLQAEAAACRGNLIGTLRLGVVPLSSFDALPLMQRLHAQHPNLRFELSSLSSEQVLEQLANNRIDIGVSYLDRLDGERFESLAFSETQMGLLYDQRFFSFGEAPLSWESLIELPLGMLTSGMHFRQSIDHNFHSRGLTPQPLLQTDAVHQLLQAVHGGLCCAVMPLDGGLENLTDNLRLQPIENAQTLARLGLIMRRGAPRSALAEACFALYQKSPTDA; from the coding sequence ATGGACATCAAGCAGCTGAAATTCCTCATCGCCCTCGACGAAACCCGCCATTTCGGCCAGGCCGCCGCCCGCTGCCACATCACCCAGCCGACCCTGTCGATGCGCCTGCGCAGCCTTGAGGAAGAACTCGACCTGCCACTGGTCAACCGTGGCCAGCGCTTCGAAGGTTTCACCGCGCCGGGCGAACGGGTGCTGGCCTGGGCGCGCACGGTGCTGGCGGCCTACGACGGTTTGCAGGCGGAAGCGGCGGCCTGTCGCGGCAATCTGATCGGCACCCTGCGGCTGGGCGTGGTGCCGTTGTCGAGTTTCGATGCGCTGCCTTTGATGCAACGCCTGCACGCGCAACACCCGAACCTGCGTTTCGAGCTGTCCTCGCTGAGCTCCGAACAGGTTCTGGAGCAACTGGCGAACAACCGCATCGATATTGGCGTGTCTTACCTGGACCGACTCGACGGCGAGCGTTTTGAATCCCTGGCCTTCAGTGAAACGCAGATGGGCCTGCTCTACGACCAGCGGTTCTTCAGCTTTGGCGAAGCGCCGCTGAGCTGGGAGTCACTGATCGAACTGCCCCTGGGCATGCTCACTAGCGGCATGCACTTTCGCCAGTCCATCGACCATAACTTCCACAGTCGCGGCCTGACCCCACAGCCATTGCTGCAAACCGATGCCGTTCACCAATTGTTGCAAGCTGTGCACGGCGGCCTGTGCTGCGCGGTGATGCCACTGGATGGCGGCCTGGAAAACCTCACGGATAACCTGCGCCTGCAACCCATCGAGAATGCGCAGACCCTCGCCCGACTGGGCTTGATCATGCGTCGCGGGGCGCCACGATCGGCGCTGGCGGAGGCGTGTTTCGCGCTTTATCAAAAATCACCAACGGACGCTTGA
- the lysM gene encoding peptidoglycan-binding protein LysM: MSLLSFVKEAGEKLLDLLTPGNANASDQLKEHISKVGLGNPNVQATVDGDKVTVTGEVSSQEEKEKILLAVGNIAGVGSVDDQITVTGPVVAAARFVVVKKGDTLSAISLAVYGNANQYNKIFEANKPLLSHPDKIYPGQTLRIPE; encoded by the coding sequence ATGAGTCTTTTGAGCTTTGTGAAAGAGGCCGGTGAGAAGTTGCTCGACCTGTTGACCCCCGGCAACGCCAATGCCAGCGACCAACTGAAGGAGCACATCAGCAAGGTCGGGTTGGGTAACCCGAATGTCCAGGCGACCGTGGACGGTGACAAGGTGACGGTCACCGGTGAAGTGTCGAGCCAGGAAGAGAAAGAGAAGATTCTTCTGGCAGTGGGCAACATTGCCGGTGTCGGCAGTGTCGATGACCAGATCACCGTGACCGGGCCGGTCGTGGCGGCGGCGCGTTTTGTGGTCGTGAAGAAGGGCGACACCCTCAGCGCGATTTCCCTGGCGGTGTACGGCAACGCCAACCAGTACAACAAAATTTTCGAGGCCAACAAGCCGCTGCTGTCACATCCGGACAAGATTTATCCGGGGCAGACGCTGCGTATTCCTGAATAA